A region of Beijerinckia sp. 28-YEA-48 DNA encodes the following proteins:
- a CDS encoding cobalamin-independent methionine synthase II family protein has protein sequence MLGSPTKIRTTHVGSLPALVALDENAADYAQKLPAAVEAVVRKQREIGIDIVNEGEYTKGGDWLSFVESRFSGFEARPAPAGEKPLLAQGKDREDFAAFYQYASERGTLFYTPGGQIKQARPIWVCNGPIAYTGQEELQREIALMQQAAGGTEAFLTSTAPASLEVYRRNEHYGSEEAYLYALADALAVEYRAIAESGLILQVDDAWLPALWDRIGIGMGLTAFRSRCMRRIEALNHALKGIPEDRVRYHLCWGSWHGPHAYDLELKEIVDIMLNVKAQAYLIEGANARHEHEWKVWETVKLPKNKILMPGVITHSTDVIEHPELVAQRITRYAHAVGKQNVVAGADCGFGGRSHPQIAWAKLKALTDGAALASKELY, from the coding sequence ATGCTGGGCAGCCCGACGAAAATCCGCACCACCCATGTCGGCAGCCTGCCGGCCCTTGTCGCCCTCGACGAAAACGCCGCCGACTATGCGCAGAAACTGCCCGCTGCGGTCGAGGCCGTGGTGCGCAAGCAGCGCGAAATCGGCATCGATATCGTCAACGAGGGCGAATACACCAAGGGTGGCGATTGGCTGTCCTTCGTCGAAAGCCGCTTCTCCGGCTTCGAGGCTCGGCCGGCGCCAGCAGGTGAGAAACCGTTGCTCGCCCAGGGCAAGGACCGCGAGGATTTCGCCGCCTTCTACCAATACGCCAGCGAGCGCGGCACGCTGTTCTATACGCCCGGCGGGCAGATCAAGCAGGCTCGGCCGATCTGGGTCTGCAACGGTCCGATCGCCTATACCGGCCAAGAAGAGTTGCAGCGTGAGATCGCGCTGATGCAGCAGGCGGCCGGCGGTACCGAAGCCTTTCTCACCTCGACCGCCCCAGCGAGCCTGGAGGTCTATCGCCGCAACGAGCATTACGGCAGCGAGGAAGCCTATCTTTATGCGCTCGCCGATGCGCTGGCGGTGGAATATCGGGCGATCGCCGAGTCAGGCCTTATTCTTCAGGTCGACGACGCCTGGCTGCCAGCGCTGTGGGATCGCATCGGCATCGGCATGGGCCTTACGGCGTTTCGTAGCCGCTGCATGCGGCGGATCGAGGCGCTCAACCATGCGCTGAAAGGCATTCCGGAAGATCGCGTCCGCTATCATCTGTGCTGGGGCAGCTGGCACGGGCCTCATGCCTACGATCTCGAATTGAAGGAGATCGTCGACATCATGCTCAATGTGAAAGCCCAGGCCTATCTGATCGAAGGCGCCAATGCCCGGCACGAGCATGAATGGAAAGTGTGGGAGACGGTGAAGCTGCCGAAGAACAAAATTCTGATGCCCGGCGTCATCACCCATTCAACCGACGTGATCGAACATCCCGAACTCGTCGCCCAGCGCATCACGCGCTATGCGCATGCGGTCGGCAAGCAGAACGTCGTCGCCGGCGCCGATTGCGGCTTCGGTGGCCGCTCGCATCCGCAGATCGCCTGGGCCAAGCTGAAGGCCCTCACCGACGGTGCGGCGCTGGCGAGCAAGGAATTGTACTGA